A window from Streptomyces sp. NBC_00335 encodes these proteins:
- the pknB gene encoding Stk1 family PASTA domain-containing Ser/Thr kinase gives MEEPRRLGGRYELSHVLGRGGMAEVYLAHDTRLGRTVAVKTLRADLARDPSFQARFRREAQSAASLNHPAIVAVYDTGEDYVDNISIPYIVMEYVDGSTLRELLHSGRKLLPERTLEMCIGILQALEYSHRAGIVHRDIKPANVMLTRTGQVKVMDFGIARAMGDSGMTMTQTAAVIGTAQYLSPEQARGEQVDARSDLYSAGCLLYELLAVRPPFIGDSPVAVAYQHVREEPQPPSNFDSEITPEMDAIVLKALVKDADYRYQSADEMRADIEACLDGQPVAATASMGAAGYGYPDQGHGYGHQGYDQPTTALRTADPNQTSMLPPMSPGDGGYGATGYAGQGGYDQGGRGRRPQKKSKASTILLVTAGILVLVGAILIGQSLFKTTADNRPTVPKLIGETLEAAKANGDNVGLVVQQDGEMPCDAAPKGSVCEQSPAEGLKVDKNSVVKVKVSTGPSKVAVPNVMHLAIADAEKALQDKGFQIEKKTVESERPAGTVIEQNPKSGEADKGSTVTVTVAKEISKVTVPDLSGKTQADASKALEALNLKLGSVTEVDAAPGTAPKTVVSQDPGPNGQVTVGSSVNISVAKPVQQLTVPNLFGKTINAARAELALRGLVFGSVLSGSSDGKAKILSTDPAVGSPVTPGMVINVNTVPDGQQNGGNDGGGGFIGGLGG, from the coding sequence ATGGAAGAGCCGCGTCGCCTCGGCGGCCGGTACGAGCTGAGCCACGTGCTCGGCCGTGGTGGCATGGCCGAGGTCTACCTCGCCCACGACACCCGGCTCGGCCGTACCGTCGCCGTCAAGACCCTGCGCGCCGATCTCGCCCGCGACCCGTCCTTCCAGGCCAGGTTCCGCCGCGAGGCCCAGTCGGCCGCATCGCTCAACCACCCGGCGATCGTCGCCGTGTACGACACCGGCGAGGACTACGTCGACAACATCTCCATCCCGTACATCGTGATGGAGTACGTCGACGGCTCGACCCTGCGCGAGCTCCTGCACTCCGGCCGCAAGCTGCTGCCCGAGCGGACGCTGGAGATGTGCATCGGCATCCTCCAGGCGCTGGAGTACTCGCACCGCGCCGGCATCGTGCACCGTGACATCAAGCCCGCCAACGTCATGCTCACCCGCACCGGCCAGGTCAAGGTCATGGACTTCGGCATCGCCCGTGCCATGGGCGACTCCGGCATGACCATGACGCAGACCGCCGCCGTCATCGGCACCGCCCAGTACCTCTCCCCGGAGCAGGCCAGGGGCGAGCAGGTCGACGCGCGCTCCGACCTCTACTCGGCCGGCTGCCTGCTGTACGAGCTCCTCGCCGTCCGGCCGCCCTTCATCGGCGACTCCCCGGTCGCGGTCGCCTACCAGCACGTACGGGAAGAGCCCCAGCCCCCGTCGAACTTCGACTCCGAGATCACGCCCGAGATGGACGCGATCGTGCTGAAGGCGCTGGTCAAGGACGCCGACTACCGCTACCAGTCCGCCGACGAGATGCGCGCCGACATCGAGGCCTGCCTCGACGGCCAGCCCGTCGCGGCCACCGCCTCCATGGGCGCCGCCGGCTACGGCTACCCCGACCAGGGCCACGGCTACGGACACCAGGGCTACGACCAGCCCACCACGGCCCTGCGCACCGCCGACCCGAACCAGACCTCCATGCTCCCGCCGATGTCCCCGGGCGACGGCGGCTACGGGGCCACCGGGTACGCGGGCCAGGGCGGCTACGACCAGGGCGGCCGCGGCCGGCGTCCGCAGAAGAAGAGCAAGGCCTCCACGATCCTGCTGGTCACCGCCGGCATCCTCGTCCTGGTCGGCGCGATCCTGATCGGGCAATCCCTCTTCAAGACCACCGCCGACAACCGGCCCACGGTCCCCAAGCTCATCGGCGAGACCCTGGAGGCCGCCAAGGCCAACGGGGACAACGTCGGTCTCGTCGTCCAGCAGGACGGTGAGATGCCCTGCGACGCCGCCCCCAAGGGCAGCGTCTGCGAGCAGTCCCCGGCCGAGGGCCTCAAGGTCGACAAGAACTCCGTCGTCAAGGTGAAGGTCTCCACCGGACCGTCCAAGGTCGCCGTCCCGAACGTCATGCACCTGGCGATCGCCGACGCGGAGAAGGCGCTCCAGGACAAGGGCTTCCAGATCGAGAAGAAGACGGTCGAGTCCGAGCGGCCCGCCGGCACCGTCATCGAGCAGAACCCGAAGAGCGGCGAGGCCGACAAGGGCTCGACCGTCACCGTGACGGTGGCCAAGGAAATCTCCAAGGTGACCGTCCCGGACCTGTCCGGCAAGACCCAGGCCGACGCTTCGAAGGCCCTGGAGGCCCTCAACCTCAAGCTCGGCAGCGTCACCGAGGTGGACGCGGCCCCGGGCACGGCCCCCAAGACGGTCGTCAGCCAGGACCCCGGCCCCAACGGCCAGGTCACGGTCGGCTCGTCGGTCAACATCTCGGTCGCCAAGCCGGTCCAGCAGCTCACGGTCCCGAACCTGTTCGGCAAGACCATCAACGCGGCCAGGGCCGAACTCGCCTTGAGGGGCCTGGTCTTCGGATCCGTCCTGTCGGGCTCCTCGGACGGCAAGGCGAAGATCCTTAGCACGGACCCGGCCGTCGGCAGCCCGGTGACCCCCGGCATGGTGATCAACGTGAACACGGTGCCCGACGGCCAGCAGAACGGCGGCAACGACGGCGGCGGAGGCTTCATCGGAGGCCTCGGCGGCTGA
- a CDS encoding class E sortase, whose amino-acid sequence MSRAAPPPNRSALAGFLSLLGEVLITAGLVLGLFVAYSLWWTNVLADRDASARGDAVREQWDRAAPSQASAAAPGALDVQGGIGFLHVPAMKNGEVLVKRGTDSEVLNDGVAGYYTEPVKSALPWDPAGNFALAAHRDGHGAKFHNIDKLKNGDAVVFETRDTWYVYKVFAELSQTSKYNVDSISPVPKESGRTAPGRYITLTTCTPVYTSKYRYIVWGELVRTEKVDAKRSLPAELR is encoded by the coding sequence GTGTCACGTGCCGCACCGCCCCCGAACCGCAGCGCCCTCGCGGGGTTCCTGAGCCTGCTGGGCGAGGTCCTGATCACGGCGGGCCTGGTGCTCGGGCTGTTCGTGGCGTACTCGCTGTGGTGGACGAACGTCCTGGCGGACCGGGACGCCTCCGCGCGCGGGGACGCGGTGCGCGAGCAGTGGGACCGGGCGGCGCCCTCGCAGGCCTCGGCCGCGGCGCCGGGCGCGCTGGACGTCCAGGGCGGGATCGGCTTCCTGCACGTGCCGGCGATGAAGAACGGCGAGGTGCTGGTGAAACGGGGCACCGACTCGGAGGTCCTGAACGACGGCGTCGCCGGTTACTACACGGAGCCGGTCAAGTCGGCGCTGCCGTGGGACCCGGCGGGCAACTTCGCGCTGGCGGCCCACCGCGACGGGCACGGGGCCAAGTTCCACAACATCGACAAGCTGAAGAACGGCGACGCGGTCGTCTTCGAGACCCGTGACACCTGGTACGTGTACAAGGTCTTCGCCGAGCTGAGCCAGACCTCGAAGTACAACGTGGACTCGATCAGCCCGGTCCCCAAGGAATCGGGCCGCACGGCACCGGGCCGCTACATCACCCTGACGACCTGCACGCCCGTGTACACCTCGAAGTACCGCTACATCGTGTGGGGCGAGCTGGTCCGCACGGAGAAGGTGGACGCGAAGCGGAGCCTTCCGGCGGAGCTGCGCTGA